AGAGCTGAGGAATTAAGTGGAGTTAGCTAAGGGCAGAGGGCTGGCAGGATTGTTCAGTACTCTAGACAGAAGGAACAGCGTGCGCAACCTGGAGATGGGAGAAAGAAAGAGTGTCACGTTCAAGGAACTGCTACCAGCTAGAGAGCTGGGACTGAGGGCAGAATGAGTAAGATGAAGCTAAAAAGAGAGACGGGCCAGCGTGCCTGGAGGCTTGAGTGTCAGGATCaggatttgagtttttcttctgtggACAGCAGTTGAACTATTTAGGCAGGCAGGTGACACAATCACATTTGTGTTCTTCAAAGATCCCTCTGGATGCCATATAGCCTGCAGGAAAACAAAGGAGTCAGGAGGCTTTCGTGGTTGTCTAGGCCAAGATGACAATGGTCTTCTGTCAGGTCCTCAAGGAGATTGTGAGTTCCCAGTCAGTGCTCATAGGAGACCTCTTCTTTAGAGGCAGCCCCAGGAGGAGGGCCAGTCACCAAGGTAGAAGGACAAGAGGAAAAGTCCTTCCAGGAGAAACTCAGTGCTGAAAACCTTCCATGGTAACTTTCTGGTTAACTTAAAACCAGGGTCCCTGCTGCGTCTCTTCCCCTTGTGTGGCATCTGGCCTGACCGTGGGTTCCTTGCAGAGGGATATGACCCCAGCGCCCTGGAAGCCGTCCAGCTGGAAGACGGCTCCACCGCCTTCATTCACCACCCTGTGGCTGTGCCGTCTGACAGCACCATCCTGGCTGTGCAGGCTGAGGTGGGCCTGGAGGACCTGGCCACAGAGGATGACGAGGGCTTCAGCGCAGACACAGTGGTGGCCCTGGAGCAGTATGCCAGCAAGGTGAGCACACAGGGTCTGACAACTGTCTCCCCTTGGTCAGCTCTCTGGACAGTGGGACCTTGCAGGCCCACTACCTCTTGGCCCTGTCCCTTTCTTCTACCTCTCTAGTACCAGGGGGGGCCTGTGCTTTGGCAAGGCATAGGCTCCTCCCTTTGCCCTTCTGCCCCATCTCTCCCCACACATCATGTCCAGGGTGTGCATCACAGCCTGGCTGGGGCCGATGACAGCTGTTTGCACTCACCCTTGTTTATGCTGTCCCTGCAGAGGGGAGGCAGCTGTAAGAAGCAGTGACATCCGGCTGGTGGGAACTTAGCCCCAGCTTCACGTTGGCTGTTGTAATAATCCTCTGTGCTGTCTGGGACAGCCCATGCCAGTGACTTTTATTAGTTTTCCAGTCCACTGAGGTCAGATGTTCTTGTGTTTATTTCTTCTCTGCGACTCATTTAGTCACGTGGGAAAGTAACCTCAGTAGTCAATGACGAGGGTAGATGTAACAGAGCAGCTGGGATTCTTGGAACGCCAGGCCAGCACGGTAGCTCAGCTGAAAAGGAGAAGGCGCCTGGCTTTCCACACGTCAGGCAGTCTGAGCTCTCTGCCAGAGCTGTGGTCCTGCCCACATGGGAAACTAGGGTACAGAGATCAATGAGTTTTCCAAACCGTGGTGCTCCCTCCACCCCAGCTTCCAGGACCACCAGTTTTGCCTAAAAGTGGGGGGCAGGTGTTTTTCTAATCATAGAGGAGAAGAGGAAATTGACCTGTCTTTTTAAAGTGAAGCATAAAGCTTTACGGCAGACCTCTTTGGGCTATGCTCATTACTCCtcattcccaccccacccccccgcccctccCACTCGTTCCCAGAGGTGTATTTTGAGACTTGCTGCTGATAGAAAGGGAATCAGGCTTTAAATCATGAGCCCTGGACTCTGTGCCACCTCTGCCTCTACCTGGTCTGACCTTGCGGTAGTTACTCCCCTCCACAGCCTCAGCTTGTTCCTCTCTAATGCAATGAGATCGGACCAGATGACCTCAGAGGTCACTCCTGGCTCTGATCTTCCTTGATTCCCTCAATTACCCCAGGAGCTAGTGAGACATGGTCATGAAATCAGAGTGCCTGAGTGGGTTAGCCTGCCAAGCAGGCCTGGCTGCCTATGACCCTTCTCCCTTCACCCCCACGAGCTGCGTAAGTATCCAGGAGGTGTTGTCAGCTACTTGACCCCCTGACCTGGAGCCTGACTAGACAGGCCTCACCATGAATTTGACCTCACCCCTTTATGCCCTACTTACCATGATTTCTCAAGTTCTGCTTCAGGAGCTCCTAGAAAGGCCAAAGTGTGGTCCAGCGCCATCCCAGAAACAAAGACTAAGGGAGGGGCCCACCAGCACCCTGCATAGGAAAGAAGAGGAGTAAGGGCTTGCTGTGGCCAGAGGCTGGTGTGAAATGGGTGGCTCTGGCAATGGTcccaggaaaagaaataaaaaggaaggaattGTTAGCTGGGAGCTGTGGTTAGTGGTGTGGACCTGCAGCCCCCTGCCCTGGGCTAGACCGCTTCTACAGTTTGCTGGTTGCGGCTGTCTCACTTTGGGCTCCATACACTGCTGAGTGAGTCTAGGTAAGCTCATCTAGCAAGCGCCCTTGTTAATGCTCCTTCTAGACATAAGTTTCTGACGGGAGGAAGGGGGCCCCTCTCATGAGAAGATGGAAGCATCCGGAGTTGCAGCCTCCTAGGTGTGTGTGCTCAGATGGGGGCATTCCAGCACTCAGCCTAGCTCAGGTGTGACCATTGAGACACCCCTTCCCCTACCTGGCTGGCTCAGGAAATGTCCTTTCTTCAGCAGCTGTCACAGCCCCTATAACATGTAGTCCTCCCTCTGTCCATCAGGATGGGAGGGGTGGCTCCACATGCCAGCCCTGTATCTGCAGTGTGTCCCAGTATCTGTTCCCTGTCTGAATATATCACCCCAGGTTGCCCTTCTTCCCCAGGGGCCCCTGGCAGGCTTACATAACGTTTATTGAGTCTTAAGCGGCCAGCTGGGCCCTgtgccccacccttcccctctctTCATTGAGATGAATGCATGTGGGATCCCAAGATATTTTCCTCAGGTTCTGCATGACAGCCAGGCTCCTCATAACGGCAAAGGGCAGCAGGTTGGGGACAGAGCGTTCCGCTGTGGCTACAAGGGCTGTGGACGGCTCTATACCACCGCTCATCACTTGAAGGTAAGGTTGCCCGCAGACAGCTTTTAGCTGTGCCATCTTCCCCACCAAGCTTTGATGGGAACTGGTTCTTCCCCCTCAAGTTACTCGTTGCCTACTAAAGGGAAGACATGAGCATACAGAAATGTCAGCACGGGGGGATGTGAGCCACATGAAGCATGCTGGAAGGGAAGAGACTAAGGGAGGGCCCTCTGGAGAAGGAGGGTCCTcagctgaagaaaaaacaaaggcGGTGACCAATATCTAGATGCTGGCACCCTGAGCCCTAAAGAGAACCACCGAGCCCAGGCCGTCCCCTTGTCCCTCTGAATCCTGTGTTTGCTTGTCTTCACAGGTACATGAACGAGCTCATACGGGTGACCGTCCGTACAGGTGTGACTTCCCCAGCTGTGGAAAGGCCTTTGCCACAGGTAAGCTACCTGAATGGAGACCAAGGCTGGACTGCTTCCAGTGAGGGCAGAGGGTTCTAGCTCAGCTTTGGGATCTCCCTAAAGGAAACTCAACACCAGGCTGTCTTCCCAGAGAAACTATTGTCCAGAGGGCATCAACTCAAAGGGCACCCTCTGTAGAGGAAATCCTGTTATAGAAGCAAGAGTCAGCATGATCCAGCTAGCAGAGGAGCCTGGGGGCTTGGCAGAGGGGCCCTGCCACTCATGTCAGCTCTGACACCCACCAGCTAGGGGGGCGTTGGGTGGGCCAAGGCACCTCTCTGgcttcatttttctcctgtgtgAAGCAGGCACCCTTCTACACAGGGTCTCTAGGTTCCCTCTCAGGCTTCTGTTCTGCATTGGCTCCAGCTGCCcctagagagggaaggagggagagtaaCTTTTCCAGCCCTTCTTAACTCCCAGGCTGAGGTAGGATAGAGACCTATGTGGACCTCTCCAGCCAGAGGAGCTCTGGAGCCCCACAGAGCACATCTTAAGAAGGAGCGTCTCTGGACTAGGAAGGTGGGAAGCTGGAGCTTGAGGCCCCACTGGTTGCTCTGCTCACCTCTCCCCCCATCCCCCGCCCCGCCTCCATGGACAGGATACGGGCTAAAGAGCCATGTGCGTACCCACACTGGTGAGAAGCCATACAAGTGCCCAGAGGAGCTATGCAGCAAAGCCTTCAAGACCTCAGGAGATCTGCAGAAGCACGTCCGTACCCACACTGGTAGGCTGGGTCCTGTTCCCTGCGAGGGGGCACTCACTCGCCTTTCAGGGTCTGACCCAGTGCCATCCCCGCTCCTTGCTCCAGCATGGCCTCCCTCCTGAGCCACCCCTCACACCCTCTCATTTCCACAGGTGAACGCCCATTCCGATGCCCCTTCGAGGGCTGTGGCCGCTCCTTCACCACCTCTAATATCCGCAAGGTACATGTGCGCACCCACACAGGCGAGCGGCCCTACACCTGCCCCGAGCCCCACTGTGGCCGTGGCTTCACCAGCGCCACCAACTACAAGAATCACGTGCGCATCCACACAGGTGGGCCAGCTGGCATTCAAGGACCACTCCCTCTGAGGCCCAGACCCCTCTACCAGCTTCTGATCTGAATTATGTTCTCAACTCCCAGCCCAGGAGCTCCTCTCTGCTGGCCCTTCTAGGCTAGTCTGAGGGCAGGAGGGTCTGTGGTTCCAGCAGTATCCCCAGAACCACTGTTTCATTTGCAGTGAGGGCTTCCTCTATTTGCAGTTAGGTCCAATCCAACAGATATTATTGCTAGTCCTCTCTGGAGCCCCTCAGCTCTCTGCCACCCCTCTGCACCTCCCCTGAATCCTCctccagctgagctcccagaaaGAGGCCAGGGacaatggggaaaaggcagagtGCAATGTCACCTTCATCCCCTCACCTCATCCAGTGTCTGTATGATTCCTTGTATCCTCACCCTCCCCAGTGTCATGTCCTCGTCCAGGCCTCTGTGTGAACTCCTCTCGGCTCTCCGTGTTCCCCTCACTCTCCCATCTCACCTGATACTTCACTTACCCCATCTCTGTCTCCTGCCTCTTCTGTTCTCCACTGTCTGCCCTCCCACCTTCAAACTTACAAACCCTCGCCTCCCTTACCGGCCTTGCCCTGTCCCCCATTCTTTTCATCTTGGCTCTGGGCTCAGTGGTCCCACACCTACATCCTCACAACATTCCACCAGCCATCTTCCCCAACTCTGTCCGTCCATGGTCCCAGATCTcagtccctctccctccctctgtggcTCTCCCCTCACCAACTCTGTACCCACCCCTGTCCCTTTAGCTTCCCCCTTGCCAGCCCCAGTTCCCGCCCCCCTCACAGCTCAGTGTCCCCAGGGGAGAAGCCATACGTTTGCACGGTGCCAGGCTGTGGGAAGCGTTTCACCGAGTACTCGAGCCTGTACAAACACCATGTGGTGCACACGCATTGCAAGCCCTACACCTGCAGCACCTGCGGCAAGACCTACCGGCAGACTTCCACTCTGGCCATGCACAAGCGGAGTGCCCACGGCGAGCTGGAGGCCACAGAGGAGAGTGAGCAGGCCCTTTATGAGCAACAACAGCTCGAGGGTGAGGGCTGTGGCTAGAGGAGAGGGGGCAGGGGTGAGAGTGGGGGCAAGCCAGGCCTCCCCATGGCCCTCCGGTGGCAAGTGTCAGCCTGGGCTCTCCTCTCCCAGCCGCCTCTGTAGCTGAGGAGAGCCCACCACCCAAACGACCTCGCATTACTTACCTTTCGGAGGTGAAGGAAGAGGGCGATGACATCCCAGCCCAAGTGGCCATGGTGACAGAGGAGGATGGGGCCCCTCAGGTGGCTCTGATCACTCAGGATGGTGCCCAGCAGGTACAGGCCCTGGGGGGAAAGGGTGGGGATGGGCCACTCTGGCTGACTTCTCCCACTCTCTCTGAGGAGCCCTGAAGTTCTAACAGTGCCACCTCCACCCTCTTTCCCTTTCTAGCCGTATGCACCTCAGCTGACGCCTGAGGCTAAAGGGATTAAATCTTGTAACTcagtccctcctcctcctccccctcctccccctcctcctccccctcctcctcctcctcctcctcctcctcctcctcctcctcctcctcctcctcctcctcctcctcctcctcctcctcatgcTTCCAACTCAGGCTCTGGGAGTTTGTAGTTTCCGTCTTTACTTGGAGGCTGAGAGAGCCCTGATCATCTGTATGAGACACTTGGATGTCCTTCTCAAGAGAGACACATTGGTGTAGAGGCCAGAGCATGGCGTGGTGTCTGGAAGCCTGGGGCCCAGTCCCACCAGTGACTAGGCAGCAGTATAACCGGACCCACGTCAGCACCCTCCCTATGTGCCGGGCATATAGGCGCTGTCAGATGTGCCTTTGCCTTTTGGAGTTGTCATGGGGATGAAATTAGGTGGAGACCCTGAATTGCATAGAGTAGAGCACAGCGGCCCAGAGATGGTAAATAGAAGTGTCAGCTGTGTTCTTCTAGTAACCTCTCTCTCTAACCTAGTACCAGTTTTACTTGCCTGTCCTCCACCCCTGGGACACAAAGCTAACCTTTTAGCTTACCAACAAACTAACCTTGTCTGGGAGAGCAGATACATCCTCACTGGGGACTTTCAGACAGCCCAACTCTAGGGCTTCCAGCTTATCTACTCCCCTCCTATCGGCAGGTCAGCCTGTCCCCCGAAGATCTGCAGGCTCTGGGGAGTGCCATCAGTATGGTGACCCAGCACAGCAGCACCACCCTCACCATCCCCAGTGATGACAACGAACTTGTCCCATCTGGCACGCATACGGTCACCATGGTCAGCGCCGATGGCACCCAGACACAGCCCGTATGACCAGGCAGTTTGCTTGGGGTTTCTTGTTCTCTTGTCATTCCTTGCATGGGGTAGGCATTAAAGCACAGGCTAAGCAGCCAGGCTTTCTTTCAAGCACAGTGATCCCCCAACAAAAAGGGGtcttctc
This is a stretch of genomic DNA from Elephas maximus indicus isolate mEleMax1 chromosome 1, mEleMax1 primary haplotype, whole genome shotgun sequence. It encodes these proteins:
- the ZNF76 gene encoding zinc finger protein 76 isoform X4, producing MESLGLQTVTLSDGTTAYIQQAVKGEKLLEGQVIQLEDGTTAYIHQVTVQKESLSFEDGQPVQLEDGSMAYIHRTPKEGYDPSALEAVQLEDGSTAFIHHPVAVPSDSTILAVQAEVGLEDLATEDDEGFSADTVVALEQYASKVLHDSQAPHNGKGQQVGDRAFRCGYKGCGRLYTTAHHLKVHERAHTGDRPYRCDFPSCGKAFATGYGLKSHVRTHTGEKPYKCPEELCSKAFKTSGDLQKHVRTHTGERPFRCPFEGCGRSFTTSNIRKVHVRTHTGERPYTCPEPHCGRGFTSATNYKNHVRIHTGEKPYVCTVPGCGKRFTEYSSLYKHHVVHTHCKPYTCSTCGKTYRQTSTLAMHKRSAHGELEATEESEQALYEQQQLEAASVAEESPPPKRPRITYLSEVKEEGDDIPAQVAMVTEEDGAPQVALITQDGAQQVTIITSGAVVAEDSSVASLHHQQVALLATANGTHIAVQLEEQQTLEEALSVATAAMQQGAVTLETAASESGC
- the ZNF76 gene encoding zinc finger protein 76 isoform X5 translates to MESLGLQTVTLSDGTTAYIQQAVKGEKLLEGQVIQLEDGTTAYIHQVTVQKESLSFEDGQPVQLEDGSMAYIHRTPKEGYDPSALEAVQLEDGSTAFIHHPVAVPSDSTILAVQAEVGLEDLATEDDEGFSADTVVALEQYASKVLHDSQAPHNGKGQQVGDRAFRCGYKGCGRLYTTAHHLKVHERAHTGDRPYRCDFPSCGKAFATGYGLKSHVRTHTGEKPYKCPEELCSKAFKTSGDLQKHVRTHTGERPFRCPFEGCGRSFTTSNIRKVHVRTHTGERPYTCPEPHCGRGFTSATNYKNHVRIHTGEKPYVCTVPGCGKRFTEYSSLYKHHVVHTHCKPYTCSTCGKTYRQTSTLAMHKRSAHGELEATEESEQALYEQQQLEAASVAEESPPPKRPRITYLSEVKEEGDDIPAQVAMVTEEDGAPQVALITQDGAQQVSLSPEDLQALGSAISMVTQHSSTTLTIPSDDNELVPSGTHTVTMVSADGTQTQPV
- the ZNF76 gene encoding zinc finger protein 76 isoform X3, which encodes MDSLCSWKMAAWPIYIAHPKRDMTPAPWKPSSWKTAPPPSFTTLWLCRLTAPSWLCRLRWAWRTWPQRMTRASAQTQWWPWSSMPARYFPQVLHDSQAPHNGKGQQVGDRAFRCGYKGCGRLYTTAHHLKVHERAHTGDRPYRCDFPSCGKAFATGYGLKSHVRTHTGEKPYKCPEELCSKAFKTSGDLQKHVRTHTGERPFRCPFEGCGRSFTTSNIRKVHVRTHTGERPYTCPEPHCGRGFTSATNYKNHVRIHTGEKPYVCTVPGCGKRFTEYSSLYKHHVVHTHCKPYTCSTCGKTYRQTSTLAMHKRSAHGELEATEESEQALYEQQQLEAASVAEESPPPKRPRITYLSEVKEEGDDIPAQVAMVTEEDGAPQVALITQDGAQQVSLSPEDLQALGSAISMVTQHSSTTLTIPSDDNELVPSGTHTVTMVSADGTQTQPVTIITSGAVVAEDSSVASLHHQQVALLATANGTHIAVQLEEQQTLEEALSVATAAMQQGAVTLETAASESGC
- the ZNF76 gene encoding zinc finger protein 76 isoform X2, which encodes MESLGLQTVTLSDGTTAYIQQAVKGEKLLEGQVIQLEDGTTAYIHQVTVQKESLSFEDGQPVQLEDGSMAYIHRTPKEGYDPSALEAVQLEDGSTAFIHHPVAVPSDSTILAVQAEVGLEDLATEDDEGFSADTVVALEQYASKVLHDSQAPHNGKGQQVGDRAFRCGYKGCGRLYTTAHHLKVHERAHTGDRPYRCDFPSCGKAFATGYGLKSHVRTHTGEKPYKCPEELCSKAFKTSGDLQKHVRTHTGERPFRCPFEGCGRSFTTSNIRKVHVRTHTGERPYTCPEPHCGRGFTSATNYKNHVRIHTGEKPYVCTVPGCGKRFTEYSSLYKHHVVHTHCKPYTCSTCGKTYRQTSTLAMHKRSAHGELEATEESEQALYEQQQLEAASVAEESPPPKRPRITYLSEVKEEGDDIPAQVAMVTEEDGAPQVALITQDGAQQVSLSPEDLQALGSAISMVTQHSSTTLTIPSDDNELVPSGTHTVTMVTIITSGAVVAEDSSVASLHHQQVALLATANGTHIAVQLEEQQTLEEALSVATAAMQQGAVTLETAASESGC
- the ZNF76 gene encoding zinc finger protein 76 isoform X1, whose product is MESLGLQTVTLSDGTTAYIQQAVKGEKLLEGQVIQLEDGTTAYIHQVTVQKESLSFEDGQPVQLEDGSMAYIHRTPKEGYDPSALEAVQLEDGSTAFIHHPVAVPSDSTILAVQAEVGLEDLATEDDEGFSADTVVALEQYASKVLHDSQAPHNGKGQQVGDRAFRCGYKGCGRLYTTAHHLKVHERAHTGDRPYRCDFPSCGKAFATGYGLKSHVRTHTGEKPYKCPEELCSKAFKTSGDLQKHVRTHTGERPFRCPFEGCGRSFTTSNIRKVHVRTHTGERPYTCPEPHCGRGFTSATNYKNHVRIHTGEKPYVCTVPGCGKRFTEYSSLYKHHVVHTHCKPYTCSTCGKTYRQTSTLAMHKRSAHGELEATEESEQALYEQQQLEAASVAEESPPPKRPRITYLSEVKEEGDDIPAQVAMVTEEDGAPQVALITQDGAQQVSLSPEDLQALGSAISMVTQHSSTTLTIPSDDNELVPSGTHTVTMVSADGTQTQPVTIITSGAVVAEDSSVASLHHQQVALLATANGTHIAVQLEEQQTLEEALSVATAAMQQGAVTLETAASESGC